Proteins encoded in a region of the Deltaproteobacteria bacterium genome:
- a CDS encoding KamA family radical SAM protein has translation MDIYKKLYRDSLTKPGDIAGVFSLDTASVTSVTEHYPALINPYFQGLIGQKGDPIYRQIVPDPEEISPSNTAAEEDPIGEDTHCPVPNLSHTYPDRVLFLISPRCPILCRFCTRKRKLGRGLVVTRETVDRGIEYISSHPEVRDVLLSGGDPLMLSDVRLDEILRRIRAINHVEIIRIGSRVPCALPQRVTPRLAWMLSRYQPLYVHTHFNHPDEITGESTAACRLLADAGIPMGNQTVLLKDINDDPDVLETLFRSLLTLRIRPYYLFQLDLIRGAQHFRTPLEVGLKLMDTLRERTSPMALPLFVVDLPDAQGKILLSAGNFVKVTEGRFIITGPSGKAVPYCDPDPCRVQP, from the coding sequence ATGGACATATACAAAAAACTGTACCGGGACAGCCTGACGAAACCGGGTGATATCGCCGGGGTTTTTTCCCTGGATACGGCGTCCGTTACCTCGGTGACAGAGCACTACCCTGCGCTCATAAACCCTTATTTTCAGGGCCTTATCGGGCAAAAAGGCGATCCCATATACCGCCAGATTGTTCCCGATCCGGAAGAAATTTCTCCCTCGAATACCGCCGCTGAAGAGGACCCCATCGGCGAGGATACCCACTGTCCGGTTCCAAATCTGAGCCATACGTATCCTGACAGGGTTCTTTTTCTGATCTCGCCGCGCTGTCCCATCCTCTGCCGCTTTTGCACCAGGAAAAGAAAACTGGGCCGGGGCCTTGTAGTCACCCGCGAAACGGTTGACAGGGGCATTGAGTATATCTCCTCTCATCCCGAGGTCCGGGATGTTCTTTTGTCCGGGGGTGACCCCCTGATGCTGAGCGATGTCCGCCTGGACGAAATCCTAAGGAGAATCAGAGCCATTAATCACGTGGAGATTATCCGTATCGGCAGCAGGGTTCCATGTGCCCTCCCCCAGCGGGTTACTCCGCGGCTGGCCTGGATGCTTTCCCGATATCAGCCTTTATATGTCCACACCCATTTTAACCATCCCGACGAAATCACCGGTGAAAGCACGGCAGCGTGCCGCCTCCTCGCCGACGCCGGCATCCCCATGGGTAACCAGACCGTCCTGCTCAAGGATATCAACGACGACCCGGACGTTTTGGAAACCCTGTTCCGGTCGCTTCTCACCCTCAGGATTCGTCCATACTATCTTTTTCAGTTGGATCTGATCCGGGGGGCCCAGCACTTCCGCACTCCCCTGGAGGTGGGGTTGAAGCTCATGGATACCCTGCGCGAACGCACATCCCCCATGGCGCTTCCCCTCTTTGTGGTCGACCTCCCCGACGCCCAGGGGAAGATCCTGCTTTCGGCAGGTAATTTCGTCAAGGTCACCGAAGGCCGATTCATCATCACGGGCCCATCCGGGAAAGCGGTACCCTACTGTGATCCGGACCCGTGCCGGGTCCAACCCTGA
- a CDS encoding class I SAM-dependent methyltransferase — translation MHVCIHRLYTFPITSKRGIVLVVGARDFHKLESPERKALQDTKLFLGLVRSFRWRTCADLGCGIGFYTLPMAQEWRTSRQVIAVDRSTPMLEELDKRVEYLGLTNVHIRQSVSDRIPIEDTGAEFVNLGNVYHEIKGRLNFLKEVYRILKPGGVFLLIDWDPEEDMGIGPPVEERLPMRQVVQDLKFAGFDSVKNVFIYIGHYALVARKAREHGPETRP, via the coding sequence TTGCATGTGTGTATCCACAGGCTCTATACTTTCCCCATCACATCTAAGAGGGGTATCGTTTTGGTCGTTGGCGCCCGTGATTTTCACAAGCTTGAATCCCCCGAAAGAAAAGCCCTCCAGGACACAAAGCTTTTTTTGGGTCTGGTGCGTTCCTTTCGTTGGCGTACCTGTGCGGACTTGGGATGCGGGATCGGATTCTACACCCTGCCCATGGCTCAGGAGTGGAGGACATCACGCCAGGTCATCGCTGTCGATAGAAGTACGCCCATGCTCGAGGAGTTGGACAAGCGCGTGGAATATCTGGGTCTTACCAATGTCCATATCCGGCAGAGTGTAAGCGACCGGATCCCCATCGAGGATACCGGGGCCGAATTCGTAAACCTGGGCAATGTGTACCACGAGATCAAGGGGCGATTAAACTTCCTGAAAGAGGTCTACCGGATTCTCAAACCAGGCGGGGTTTTTCTTCTTATCGATTGGGATCCGGAGGAGGACATGGGCATCGGGCCGCCCGTGGAGGAACGGCTTCCCATGCGGCAGGTCGTCCAGGACCTTAAATTTGCCGGTTTCGACAGTGTAAAGAATGTGTTTATCTACATCGGCCATTACGCTCTGGTCGCAAGGAAAGCCCGGGAACATGGGCCGGAGACAAGACCCTAA
- a CDS encoding sigma-70 family RNA polymerase sigma factor encodes MDDARFQSEYKQVCDGLYTFLTRMAKDPERAADILQDAALRAYRSRRKFRGESSFKTWIYRIAINTMKNHYAKAGRARKLTETAQHLGRANTPTPEMILSGREDAARLSQALELLEEAYRAPFLLKHVDGLSYGQISEVLEIEEGTARVRVYRARHALMSLLREV; translated from the coding sequence ATGGATGACGCACGGTTTCAATCAGAATACAAGCAGGTATGCGATGGGCTCTACACGTTTCTGACTCGAATGGCGAAGGACCCGGAAAGGGCTGCGGACATCCTCCAGGATGCGGCACTCAGAGCCTACCGGTCCAGGAGGAAATTCAGGGGGGAATCCTCCTTCAAGACATGGATCTATCGCATTGCGATAAATACGATGAAGAACCACTATGCAAAGGCGGGCAGGGCAAGGAAGTTGACCGAGACGGCACAACATCTGGGAAGGGCGAACACCCCGACCCCGGAGATGATTCTATCCGGCAGGGAGGATGCCGCCAGATTGTCCCAGGCTCTGGAACTTCTGGAGGAGGCCTACCGTGCGCCCTTCCTTCTGAAACACGTGGACGGCCTGTCCTATGGGCAGATCTCCGAGGTGCTCGAGATCGAAGAGGGTACGGCAAGGGTCAGGGTTTACCGTGCCCGCCATGCCCTCATGTCTCTTCTCAGGGAGGTGTAA
- a CDS encoding DUF2225 domain-containing protein, with amino-acid sequence MTTLVPIEVTCLCCGVTFDSQKVTHTNNFGPVTTDTFEMAVGEQPIRFLVYTCPGCGYTKASAENGSMDQETRQIVEERITPKLDGMEISSSRKWEFLAILKEAKGLSDFAVGSLYLRAVWCSSLDGQKADELKYRRKVIEYFQKAFEKEGVMENRFYWTAYLVGEMYRRLGDGLNARIWFDRVIAMNYKHPDRAFWVKWATQQKTEPMEYMRKPASPPPENAAKPPLLKRMLSLFKSK; translated from the coding sequence GTGACAACCCTTGTTCCCATCGAAGTAACCTGTCTCTGCTGCGGCGTAACCTTCGACTCGCAAAAGGTTACCCATACCAACAATTTCGGCCCGGTGACGACCGATACCTTTGAAATGGCTGTCGGAGAACAGCCCATTCGTTTTCTGGTATACACCTGTCCCGGCTGCGGTTATACGAAAGCCTCTGCAGAAAACGGCTCCATGGACCAGGAGACAAGGCAGATCGTAGAGGAACGGATCACGCCAAAGCTTGATGGAATGGAAATTTCATCGAGCCGTAAATGGGAGTTCCTGGCTATTTTGAAGGAAGCGAAAGGGCTGAGCGATTTTGCCGTCGGTTCGCTCTATCTTCGGGCTGTATGGTGTTCAAGTCTGGATGGACAAAAAGCTGACGAGCTGAAATACCGAAGGAAGGTAATAGAGTATTTCCAAAAGGCTTTTGAAAAAGAAGGCGTAATGGAAAACAGGTTTTATTGGACCGCCTACCTTGTGGGAGAGATGTACCGCCGCCTTGGAGACGGGTTAAACGCCCGGATATGGTTCGACAGAGTAATAGCTATGAACTACAAACACCCGGACAGGGCCTTTTGGGTGAAATGGGCCACGCAGCAGAAAACGGAACCGATGGAATACATGAGAAAACCGGCATCACCCCCGCCTGAAAATGCGGCGAAGCCGCCCCTTCTGAAAAGAATGCTGAGCTTGTTCAAAAGTAAATAG
- a CDS encoding prenyltransferase translates to MNQIKEKFRAWWQASRPPFYIATFIPLTAGWLLAVKGGAPLQVGLFLLINLYSVMVHLATNLANDYFDHVLGADAGESIGGSRVLQEEKISIGDLRASLWVLYTGAALLAAGFMTIRHMWIMSPLVLLSLFSSLFYTAPPIRYGYLGLGEIFAGVNMGPVMVVGTQWIITGAPSVTAFLVSLPIGMMVAGILYYQSMPDMETDASVGKRTITVRLGRRGAYFGLMVQWAVTYALILGLTAGNILSPIAASSLLTLPILVRLLRIIPGIEDWQELNGYGHYVRKLYFINGTIIILAVWLR, encoded by the coding sequence ATGAACCAAATTAAAGAAAAATTCCGTGCATGGTGGCAGGCCAGCCGCCCACCCTTTTACATCGCCACCTTCATTCCCCTGACCGCAGGCTGGCTCCTGGCGGTGAAGGGCGGCGCGCCCCTGCAGGTGGGCCTCTTTCTTCTCATCAACCTGTACTCGGTGATGGTGCACCTGGCTACCAACCTGGCCAACGACTACTTCGACCACGTCCTGGGCGCCGACGCCGGGGAAAGTATCGGCGGCTCCAGGGTTCTCCAGGAAGAGAAGATCAGCATCGGGGACCTGCGCGCTTCCCTTTGGGTCCTCTATACCGGAGCCGCCCTTCTGGCGGCGGGATTCATGACCATCCGGCACATGTGGATCATGTCCCCCCTGGTGCTCCTGTCCCTCTTCTCAAGCCTTTTCTATACCGCCCCCCCTATACGCTATGGCTACCTGGGGTTGGGGGAGATTTTTGCAGGGGTGAACATGGGGCCGGTAATGGTGGTGGGGACCCAGTGGATCATAACAGGCGCCCCTTCCGTGACCGCATTCCTCGTTTCCCTGCCCATCGGGATGATGGTGGCCGGAATTCTCTACTATCAGAGCATGCCGGACATGGAGACCGACGCGTCGGTGGGAAAGCGGACCATCACTGTCCGCCTGGGCCGCCGTGGCGCTTATTTCGGCCTCATGGTCCAGTGGGCCGTCACCTACGCCCTCATCCTGGGCCTGACCGCCGGAAACATCCTGTCACCCATTGCAGCCTCATCCCTGCTTACCCTCCCCATCCTCGTCAGGCTCCTGCGTATTATCCCCGGAATCGAGGACTGGCAGGAGTTAAACGGGTACGGGCACTATGTCAGAAAACTTTACTTTATCAACGGTACCATCATCATCCTGGCCGTTTGGCTCCGCTAA
- a CDS encoding ABC transporter substrate-binding protein, giving the protein MNRTLILLKRSVVSIGILVTVLFSPQVVPNAVAASNTISFGVLPVIQALPLFVAREKGYFSDEGLNVELITFRSGLEKDAAMAAGRTQGYFGDMLTSLILDANQIPSRMVATIYNTTGDQRMFAVLAAPGTGKPSLAELAEAGIAGSSNTVIEYLTRRLLQAEAPGAKLNLIEAKSIPSRVPMLLSGRVPGAVLPEPLVTFVEKKGATVVADDRGKGIAPTVLLFTEKFLRERRDDARRFLAATARASAFISENPQSVRPIMIRYGHVPKSLQNSLPIPAFAPPSVPKRRLVMDSYNWLRSKGILKSELTWGDMVQEGLL; this is encoded by the coding sequence ATGAATAGAACATTGATCCTGTTGAAGAGAAGTGTGGTATCGATTGGAATCCTGGTCACGGTGCTTTTTTCCCCGCAGGTCGTCCCCAACGCCGTGGCGGCCTCCAACACCATTTCCTTCGGGGTGCTTCCCGTCATCCAGGCCCTTCCTTTGTTCGTCGCCCGGGAGAAGGGATACTTTTCCGACGAGGGCCTGAATGTGGAGCTGATCACCTTCAGGTCCGGCCTTGAAAAAGACGCCGCCATGGCCGCCGGAAGGACCCAGGGCTACTTCGGGGACATGCTCACCTCCCTCATTCTCGACGCCAACCAGATCCCTTCGAGGATGGTTGCCACCATCTACAACACCACCGGCGACCAGCGCATGTTCGCCGTCTTAGCCGCGCCCGGCACCGGTAAACCGTCCTTGGCCGAGCTTGCCGAGGCGGGGATCGCGGGCAGCTCCAATACCGTCATCGAGTACCTTACCCGCAGACTCCTCCAGGCCGAAGCGCCTGGGGCGAAGCTCAACCTCATCGAGGCGAAGAGTATTCCATCCCGGGTTCCCATGCTTCTTTCCGGAAGAGTTCCCGGAGCCGTTCTCCCCGAACCATTGGTGACCTTCGTTGAGAAGAAGGGGGCCACGGTGGTTGCTGACGACCGTGGAAAGGGGATCGCGCCTACGGTTCTCCTGTTTACAGAAAAGTTCCTGCGTGAGCGAAGGGATGACGCCCGGAGGTTCCTGGCCGCCACCGCCAGGGCCTCAGCTTTTATCAGCGAGAACCCCCAGAGCGTTCGCCCCATCATGATCAGGTACGGCCACGTCCCGAAATCTTTGCAGAACTCCCTCCCCATACCGGCATTTGCTCCTCCATCAGTTCCAAAACGCCGCCTTGTGATGGATTCCTATAATTGGCTCCGGAGCAAGGGGATTCTCAAATCCGAACTGACCTGGGGGGATATGGTCCAGGAAGGGCTGCTTTAA
- a CDS encoding TetR/AcrR family transcriptional regulator yields MTDEKIAALHFDRLEPSLRERILETAAEEFSRFGYRVTSMNRVVEKAGISKGALFKYFGTKAGLFKRVYTRALDEVRETLRRVREETHGDPFFSRLERILTAGLEFTDRRPVYAAIYYRVIYTGDSPHGKEILREIQAESQRFLRSLIEDGIAQGELRRDLDPEKAAFILQGVLDRFLQARYLDFMAPDLRPEAGSASGEDEWIREIVKLFQKGMENHE; encoded by the coding sequence ATGACCGATGAGAAAATTGCCGCCCTGCACTTTGACAGGCTGGAACCGTCTCTGCGAGAGAGAATCCTGGAGACGGCGGCCGAGGAATTCTCCCGTTTCGGCTACCGGGTGACAAGCATGAACCGGGTTGTTGAGAAGGCGGGGATTTCGAAAGGAGCACTGTTTAAATATTTCGGCACCAAGGCGGGCCTTTTCAAACGCGTTTACACAAGGGCACTGGACGAGGTCAGGGAAACTCTCCGACGGGTCCGGGAGGAAACACACGGGGACCCATTTTTCTCAAGGCTGGAAAGGATCCTCACCGCAGGGCTGGAATTTACCGACCGGCGGCCTGTGTACGCCGCCATTTACTACAGGGTGATATACACCGGGGATTCCCCCCACGGGAAGGAAATCCTGAGGGAGATCCAGGCCGAGTCTCAACGCTTTCTTCGATCCCTTATTGAAGACGGCATCGCCCAGGGAGAACTCCGCCGGGACCTGGATCCTGAAAAAGCCGCGTTCATCCTCCAGGGAGTCCTGGATCGGTTCCTGCAGGCCCGATATCTCGATTTCATGGCGCCCGACCTCCGCCCGGAGGCTGGGTCGGCTTCTGGTGAAGATGAATGGATCCGGGAGATCGTCAAACTTTTTCAAAAGGGTATGGAAAACCATGAATAG
- a CDS encoding cold-shock protein translates to MAEGTVKWFNESKGFGFIEQAEGPDVFVHFSAIQGDGFKTLNEGQKVSFEVVDGPKGPQANNVTAL, encoded by the coding sequence ATGGCAGAAGGAACTGTAAAGTGGTTTAACGAGTCCAAGGGTTTCGGGTTCATCGAGCAGGCCGAAGGACCGGATGTTTTCGTCCATTTCTCGGCCATTCAGGGCGATGGTTTCAAGACCCTGAACGAAGGCCAGAAAGTGAGCTTTGAGGTCGTAGATGGCCCCAAGGGACCACAGGCCAACAACGTCACGGCTCTGTAA
- a CDS encoding radical SAM protein, producing MINDPSTLPMMVMADPDGEVFEHPYLRMMGASGRFHRPPTPEEIIEIPYGADLHILPGRHPVGVDPETGRTEIVHSFRGKPVFAVSAFLPPAYTSLLWTAFIKDHDASCLPLYAYTSLGWRDGSFVTTAVRVDPDPRQDLDNYPAGEIENENARRAVRKHPDNRLIKHLAHCCITYRCPAARNLFLGRYEAPLPTSKTCNARCVGCISLQDAECVPSTQDRISFSPTPEEVAEVAVGHLEQVPNGVVSFGQGCEGEPLTQGGLLQASIKMIRERTGTGTINLNTNGSRPDVLRRLFDAGLDSVRISLNSARRDLYNSYFRPSGYTFEDVIRSMALGNDMGRFVSINYFVFPGLTDESAEADALEKIIEKTGIHMIQWRNLNIDPDLYMDSLDWDGTKDTIGIKPLMKRIHKRFPKMRFGYFNPALG from the coding sequence ATGATAAACGATCCTTCGACCCTGCCCATGATGGTCATGGCCGATCCTGACGGAGAGGTGTTTGAGCACCCCTACCTCAGAATGATGGGCGCGTCCGGGAGGTTTCACAGGCCGCCCACACCGGAGGAGATCATCGAGATCCCCTATGGCGCCGATCTGCATATCCTGCCCGGTCGGCACCCGGTGGGAGTGGACCCGGAGACGGGCCGCACAGAGATCGTACACTCCTTCAGAGGGAAACCGGTCTTCGCCGTTTCGGCCTTTTTGCCCCCAGCCTATACATCCCTGCTATGGACGGCTTTCATAAAGGATCATGACGCCTCCTGTCTGCCGCTGTACGCATACACTTCCCTGGGCTGGAGAGACGGTTCTTTCGTCACCACGGCCGTCCGGGTGGACCCCGATCCACGCCAGGACCTGGACAATTATCCGGCGGGGGAAATAGAGAATGAGAACGCGCGCCGCGCCGTACGGAAGCATCCCGACAATCGTCTGATCAAACATCTGGCGCACTGCTGTATTACTTACAGGTGTCCTGCGGCCCGCAACCTTTTCCTCGGCAGGTACGAGGCCCCGCTTCCCACATCCAAAACATGCAACGCCCGATGCGTCGGGTGCATCTCACTGCAGGATGCCGAATGCGTCCCCTCGACCCAGGACCGGATTTCCTTTTCCCCCACACCTGAAGAGGTCGCCGAGGTCGCCGTAGGACACCTGGAACAGGTCCCCAACGGCGTAGTGAGTTTCGGACAGGGATGCGAAGGGGAACCTCTCACCCAGGGGGGGCTGCTGCAGGCGTCCATAAAAATGATCCGGGAAAGAACCGGGACAGGAACGATCAACCTTAACACCAACGGCAGCCGACCGGATGTCCTGAGGAGGCTTTTCGATGCCGGGTTAGACAGTGTACGAATCAGCCTTAACAGTGCCAGAAGGGATCTTTACAACAGCTATTTCAGACCATCAGGTTATACATTCGAAGATGTAATTCGAAGCATGGCCCTGGGAAACGACATGGGGAGGTTCGTCTCCATCAACTATTTCGTGTTCCCGGGCCTGACGGATGAGTCTGCCGAGGCCGACGCATTGGAAAAGATTATCGAAAAAACCGGTATTCACATGATCCAGTGGAGGAACCTTAACATCGACCCCGACCTGTACATGGATTCCCTGGATTGGGACGGAACGAAGGATACAATCGGGATAAAGCCGCTTATGAAAAGAATTCATAAGCGGTTCCCAAAGATGCGGTTCGGCTACTTCAATCCGGCCCTGGGATAA
- the aroF gene encoding 3-deoxy-7-phosphoheptulonate synthase → MIIVMKEGAQDQQLEEVLKRIRELGYTPHLIRGEQRNVIGAIGDEREKARLQCLDAIPGVEKVVPILQPYKLASIQVKDEGVGERSVIEIAPGVAFGGQRITVIAGPCSVESRESLLETAREVKAAGGSILRGGAFKPRTSPYSFQGLEEKGLKLLAEAREEVGMPVVTEVVNPEDVDLVAGYCDMLQVGARNVQNFALLKKLGHIGNPILLKRGMMTTIEEFLMSAEYILSAGNPNVVLCERGIRTFETATRNTLDISAVPVLREKTHLPVIVDPSHATGHWQYVKPLSFAAVAAGADGLMVEVHPKPEVAMCDGPQSLKPSTFRELMERLARFAEAAGRTI, encoded by the coding sequence ATGATTATAGTAATGAAGGAAGGCGCTCAGGATCAACAGCTCGAAGAGGTCCTGAAAAGGATCAGGGAACTGGGCTATACGCCCCACTTGATACGTGGAGAGCAGAGAAACGTCATCGGCGCCATCGGCGACGAGAGGGAAAAGGCGCGGCTCCAGTGCTTGGATGCCATACCCGGGGTTGAAAAGGTTGTTCCCATTCTCCAGCCCTACAAGTTGGCGAGCATCCAGGTCAAGGACGAGGGGGTCGGGGAACGCTCCGTTATCGAGATCGCGCCGGGAGTGGCATTCGGCGGGCAGAGGATCACGGTTATCGCGGGGCCGTGCAGTGTGGAGAGCAGGGAATCCCTTCTGGAAACGGCGAGGGAGGTCAAGGCTGCCGGTGGCAGCATCCTCAGGGGAGGGGCGTTCAAACCCCGCACGTCACCCTACAGCTTTCAGGGCCTGGAGGAAAAGGGGTTGAAGCTGTTGGCCGAGGCCAGGGAGGAAGTGGGGATGCCGGTGGTCACCGAGGTGGTCAACCCGGAGGACGTGGACCTTGTGGCGGGATATTGCGACATGCTCCAGGTCGGCGCCAGGAATGTCCAGAATTTCGCCCTTCTCAAGAAGCTTGGGCATATCGGCAACCCCATCCTGTTGAAGAGGGGAATGATGACCACAATCGAGGAGTTCCTCATGTCGGCGGAATACATTCTGTCCGCGGGCAACCCCAACGTGGTCCTCTGCGAACGTGGGATCCGGACCTTCGAGACCGCGACACGAAACACCCTGGACATAAGCGCGGTTCCGGTCCTCAGGGAAAAGACCCACCTGCCCGTCATAGTCGATCCTTCTCACGCAACCGGGCACTGGCAGTATGTCAAGCCGCTCTCCTTCGCCGCGGTGGCGGCCGGGGCCGACGGGCTTATGGTAGAGGTGCATCCCAAACCTGAGGTCGCCATGTGTGACGGACCTCAATCACTTAAGCCGAGTACTTTCAGGGAGCTGATGGAGAGGTTGGCCCGGTTCGCGGAGGCCGCCGGAAGGACCATTTGA
- a CDS encoding ABC transporter permease — translation MFLILRRIGNLLLDCIYYLGGLVMFGIGSLGMIFTRPTYFAETIKQMYSIGVRSLPLIGLAGMSMGIVLCMQTIDILGQFGAGQYVAAVVGLSVVKELSPVITALLVAGRSGSGISAELGSMIVTRQVDALKVLAVNPQRYLAATRITACVLVLPLLTAIADVLGIAGGLIVAVTQGGINYSTYYYKTLDYVSITDVTPGLIKAAVFGLIIGTVACNEGFNVRGGTEGVGRSTTAAVVLASLLILLSDVYMTRILLVIFPE, via the coding sequence ATGTTTCTGATTCTGAGACGCATAGGAAATCTGCTCCTTGACTGCATCTATTATCTCGGCGGTCTGGTCATGTTCGGTATCGGGTCGCTTGGCATGATATTCACCCGGCCGACCTACTTTGCTGAGACGATCAAACAGATGTACTCCATTGGGGTGCGGTCACTACCCCTCATCGGCCTGGCGGGTATGTCGATGGGGATCGTTTTGTGTATGCAGACGATTGACATCCTTGGCCAGTTCGGTGCGGGTCAGTATGTGGCGGCGGTGGTCGGACTGTCCGTCGTCAAGGAGCTTTCGCCCGTTATCACCGCGCTGCTGGTAGCCGGAAGGTCCGGCTCCGGGATCAGTGCGGAACTCGGATCTATGATCGTAACCCGGCAGGTCGATGCCCTCAAGGTGCTCGCCGTGAACCCCCAGCGGTACCTGGCCGCCACCCGGATCACTGCCTGTGTTCTGGTCCTGCCGCTTCTTACCGCCATAGCGGATGTCCTGGGAATTGCGGGTGGGCTCATTGTCGCCGTCACGCAGGGTGGGATCAATTACAGTACCTACTACTATAAGACCCTTGATTACGTCAGCATTACGGATGTGACTCCGGGGCTGATCAAGGCTGCGGTTTTCGGCCTGATTATCGGGACGGTTGCCTGCAACGAGGGGTTCAACGTCCGTGGAGGGACCGAAGGTGTCGGCCGGTCTACAACGGCTGCGGTTGTTCTGGCTTCCCTTCTCATCCTTCTGTCGGACGTCTACATGACCAGGATCCTTCTGGTTATCTTCCCGGAATGA
- a CDS encoding ATP-binding cassette domain-containing protein: MVIMGRSGSGKSVLLQCIIGLMVPDSGTITVDRMEVTSFKTEREWKALWLKVGFLFQGGALFDSLTVGENVSFPILQHTASGEKRAFRCAMELLKLVDLEGEDGKYPSELSGGMQKRVSLARTLALGPSIVLFDEPTAGLDPVTSDSVSHLIKNLNRQGGNTSLVVTHDIRSAFHIADRMAMLEDGKVLMAGTPEEFKATHLEQIQMFLYG, encoded by the coding sequence ATGGTCATCATGGGCAGGAGTGGAAGCGGCAAATCGGTTCTCCTTCAGTGCATTATCGGATTGATGGTCCCGGATTCGGGCACGATAACCGTGGACAGGATGGAGGTGACCTCCTTTAAGACCGAGAGGGAATGGAAGGCCCTCTGGCTCAAGGTTGGATTTCTTTTTCAGGGTGGGGCTCTGTTCGATTCCCTGACCGTGGGCGAGAACGTTTCCTTTCCCATCCTCCAACACACGGCTTCGGGGGAGAAGAGAGCCTTCAGGTGTGCCATGGAACTGTTAAAATTGGTGGATCTTGAGGGTGAGGATGGAAAATATCCATCGGAACTCAGCGGGGGGATGCAGAAAAGGGTCAGTCTTGCCCGTACCCTGGCCCTGGGACCGAGTATCGTGCTTTTCGATGAACCCACGGCAGGGCTGGATCCGGTAACATCTGATTCAGTGTCGCATCTCATTAAAAACCTGAATCGACAGGGAGGCAATACATCTCTCGTTGTGACCCACGATATCCGGTCGGCGTTTCACATCGCTGACCGGATGGCCATGCTGGAGGACGGGAAAGTACTCATGGCCGGTACGCCGGAGGAGTTCAAAGCTACACACCTGGAACAGATCCAGATGTTTCTTTATGGTTGA
- a CDS encoding MCE family protein, which produces MKRKTFMELTVGSLVLVGLAAALVMVLTIANRQNVFVKRYKLFAIFDSVGGLKVGAPVFLSGVEVGTVNSISFTGTGGVRVTLQIQKSYQDRIKEDSMATIGSVGLLGDKSVEVTVGSPDALSLKPGLLLRTQSPISINALLESVTPLRRRLEEVLINLGKITGELADDRQALGKGLLAAADLMDGISKGKGTLGRLVKDDRMYDNLARTVKAAGETAASLKELADRVIPMVEEIRITVKNVQTTSEKFPEISRETSRFLASAGKTLSKLDAIADDVKKSSNEIPGILISVGKTADNLAEASNELPGAARSLRGTMEESERVVEAVKGNWMLKGAFPTDAGPSTVEVDRR; this is translated from the coding sequence ATGAAGAGAAAGACCTTCATGGAATTGACTGTGGGATCTCTTGTGCTCGTGGGACTCGCGGCCGCCTTGGTCATGGTGCTTACCATTGCCAACCGTCAGAATGTCTTTGTGAAAAGGTACAAATTGTTTGCCATCTTCGACAGTGTGGGTGGGCTTAAGGTAGGGGCCCCGGTGTTCCTTTCCGGGGTCGAGGTCGGGACCGTGAACTCTATTTCCTTCACCGGAACGGGCGGTGTCAGAGTAACCCTTCAGATTCAAAAGAGCTACCAGGACAGGATCAAGGAGGACTCCATGGCAACCATCGGTTCGGTTGGGCTCCTGGGTGACAAGAGTGTCGAGGTTACGGTCGGCTCGCCGGACGCGTTGTCCCTGAAGCCGGGTTTGTTGCTGAGAACCCAGTCTCCCATCTCCATCAACGCCCTTCTGGAAAGTGTAACCCCCCTGCGCCGCAGGCTGGAGGAGGTCCTGATCAACCTGGGGAAGATAACCGGGGAACTTGCCGATGACCGCCAGGCATTGGGAAAGGGTCTTCTGGCCGCCGCCGATCTTATGGATGGGATTTCCAAAGGTAAGGGAACATTGGGACGGCTGGTTAAGGACGACAGGATGTACGACAATCTTGCACGGACGGTGAAGGCGGCCGGGGAAACGGCCGCGTCTTTGAAAGAGCTTGCGGACAGGGTGATTCCCATGGTGGAGGAAATCCGTATAACCGTCAAAAATGTTCAGACTACCTCAGAAAAATTTCCTGAAATTTCCAGGGAGACTTCACGTTTCCTGGCATCGGCGGGAAAAACCCTGAGCAAACTGGATGCCATCGCTGATGATGTCAAAAAGTCCTCCAATGAAATACCGGGCATCCTGATCTCCGTAGGTAAGACGGCGGACAACCTCGCGGAGGCGTCCAATGAACTTCCGGGTGCCGCGAGGAGCCTCAGAGGAACCATGGAGGAGTCGGAGAGGGTCGTAGAGGCGGTCAAGGGGAACTGGATGTTGAAGGGGGCTTTCCCCACGGATGCAGGTCCCTCAACGGTGGAGGTCGACCGGCGATGA